From Halobacillus sp. Marseille-Q1614, the proteins below share one genomic window:
- the dnaG gene encoding DNA primase, with amino-acid sequence MAGRIPEETVDEIRKSVDIADVIGEYVQLKRQGRNYFGLCPFHGENTPSFSVSADKQIFHCFGCGKGGNVYSFLMELEGFSFVQAVKKVADKTGISLPEDVDEEPSKPHDPEAQNVLDAHMWLTKLYHHLLRHSKEGRDALQYLHDRGFTDEMIEKHSLGFSPPSQDFVVTFLEKKGFHPQTMVKAGLLVVNDQGEYFDRFRSRIMFPLRNHLGKTVAFAGRAMGDQTPKYLNSPETNLFQKNRLLYNFDYARSEIRKTKTVVLFEGFADVISADQAGIHNSVGTMGTAVSQTQAQLLKRYADEVIVCYDGDKAGQQAAVKAGKLLKQTGCPVKIARLPEGMDPDDYIKKFGGDRFKKEVLETSDPYTSFIINYWKRNYNLQLEGDRIAYIEKVVQEVARLDRAIEREHYLKEIANEFEMALETLKEEVEEVRRKTSSAGPPQAGKPQRHTKPRTSVQSKLLPAFHNAERKLISIMLNNPVIAEKVQEELGGAFNISEHQVIVTHLYAYYEDGHESDISQFVERLDDPSIKELAVQLAMSPSGEEVTDQELDDYMNRIKAERTDRTDIKGLLEEQKLAEQQNDPVKAAQIAMEILKRKKEMKNTY; translated from the coding sequence ATGGCTGGACGTATCCCAGAAGAAACTGTTGATGAAATTAGAAAATCCGTGGATATAGCCGATGTGATCGGGGAATATGTGCAACTCAAAAGGCAGGGAAGAAATTATTTCGGCCTTTGCCCTTTTCACGGCGAAAACACGCCGTCCTTTTCCGTATCCGCTGATAAACAAATCTTCCATTGTTTTGGTTGTGGAAAAGGAGGGAATGTCTATTCCTTTCTTATGGAGCTTGAAGGATTCTCCTTCGTTCAAGCCGTAAAAAAAGTCGCTGATAAAACAGGTATTTCTTTACCGGAAGATGTGGATGAGGAACCTTCTAAGCCTCATGATCCGGAAGCTCAGAACGTTTTAGACGCGCACATGTGGCTTACAAAATTATATCATCACCTTTTGCGGCACTCGAAAGAAGGCAGGGATGCTCTTCAATACCTTCATGATCGAGGGTTTACAGACGAGATGATTGAGAAACATTCTTTAGGATTTTCTCCGCCGTCGCAGGATTTTGTCGTTACCTTTTTAGAAAAGAAAGGCTTCCACCCCCAGACGATGGTGAAAGCGGGACTGCTGGTCGTTAATGATCAGGGGGAATATTTTGACCGCTTTCGATCAAGGATTATGTTTCCTTTGCGAAACCACCTGGGAAAGACGGTGGCCTTCGCCGGTAGAGCAATGGGGGATCAAACTCCAAAATATTTAAACAGCCCGGAAACAAATCTGTTTCAGAAAAACCGGCTACTCTACAATTTTGATTATGCCCGTTCAGAAATCAGAAAGACAAAGACCGTTGTGCTTTTTGAAGGGTTTGCTGATGTGATATCAGCCGACCAGGCAGGCATTCATAATAGTGTAGGTACGATGGGAACAGCGGTATCACAAACTCAGGCCCAGCTTTTGAAGCGTTATGCAGATGAGGTTATCGTCTGTTATGACGGAGACAAAGCCGGACAGCAGGCTGCAGTGAAGGCAGGAAAACTTCTCAAGCAGACAGGCTGTCCTGTGAAAATAGCCCGATTGCCTGAAGGAATGGATCCAGATGATTATATAAAGAAATTTGGCGGAGATCGCTTTAAAAAAGAAGTTTTAGAAACTAGTGATCCTTATACGTCGTTTATTATAAATTATTGGAAAAGAAATTATAACCTTCAATTAGAAGGAGATCGCATCGCTTATATCGAAAAGGTAGTACAGGAGGTTGCCCGTCTTGACCGGGCGATTGAAAGAGAACACTATTTAAAAGAGATTGCCAATGAATTTGAAATGGCCTTGGAAACGTTGAAAGAAGAAGTGGAGGAGGTTCGAAGAAAAACTTCTTCAGCCGGACCACCACAAGCTGGAAAACCACAAAGGCATACTAAACCACGCACTTCTGTACAGAGTAAACTGCTGCCAGCCTTTCATAATGCAGAAAGAAAGCTGATTTCCATTATGCTGAACAACCCTGTTATTGCTGAAAAAGTTCAAGAAGAACTAGGCGGAGCATTTAATATTTCTGAGCATCAGGTTATTGTTACCCATTTGTATGCATATTATGAAGACGGTCATGAATCTGATATAAGCCAGTTTGTTGAACGCCTCGACGATCCATCCATTAAGGAACTAGCGGTTCAGCTGGCCATGTCACCCAGCGGGGAAGAGGTGACGGACCAGGAACTCGACGATTACATGAATCGAATCAAGGCGGAACGAACAGACCGGACGGATATTAAAGGACTTTTGGAGGAGCAGAAATTAGCAGAACAACAGAACGATCCTGTTAAAGCAGCACAGATTGCTATGGAAATATTGAAAAGAAAAAAAGAGATGAAAAACACTTATTAA
- the glyQ gene encoding glycine--tRNA ligase subunit alpha has translation MNIQDMILTLQKHWSNQGCLLMQAYDVEKGAGTMSPMTLLRSLGPEPWNVAYVEPSRRPADGRYGQNPNRLYQHHQFQVIMKPSPDNIQELYLDSLKALGIDPEKHDIRFVEDNWENPTLGAAGLGWEVWLDGMEITQFTYFQQIGGLEARPVSAEITYGIERLASYIQDKENVFELEWTNGVTVGDIFTQPEYEHSVYTFEESDDDMLFDLFSTYEKEAKRIMEKGLVFPAYDYVLKCSHTFNLLDAKGVISVTERTGYISRVRNLARSIAKTYVEERERLGFPMLEKGEFTHE, from the coding sequence ATGAATATTCAAGATATGATACTTACTTTACAAAAGCACTGGTCCAATCAAGGCTGTCTCTTAATGCAGGCTTATGATGTTGAAAAGGGAGCAGGCACGATGTCTCCTATGACGCTGCTGAGAAGTTTAGGTCCAGAACCGTGGAACGTGGCATACGTGGAGCCTTCCAGACGTCCGGCCGACGGGCGTTACGGGCAGAACCCGAACCGTTTATACCAGCACCACCAGTTCCAGGTCATTATGAAACCATCTCCTGACAATATACAGGAGCTGTATCTTGATTCTTTAAAGGCGCTCGGAATCGACCCTGAAAAGCATGATATTCGTTTTGTAGAGGATAACTGGGAAAACCCTACGTTAGGAGCGGCCGGATTAGGATGGGAAGTGTGGCTCGATGGAATGGAGATTACTCAGTTTACTTATTTCCAGCAAATCGGAGGCTTGGAAGCCCGCCCGGTATCTGCTGAAATTACGTATGGTATTGAGCGTCTCGCATCCTATATTCAGGATAAAGAAAATGTTTTTGAATTGGAGTGGACGAACGGCGTAACGGTTGGAGACATTTTCACACAGCCGGAATACGAGCACTCTGTTTACACATTTGAAGAATCTGATGACGATATGCTGTTTGATTTGTTTTCTACGTATGAAAAAGAAGCTAAGCGCATCATGGAAAAAGGGCTCGTCTTTCCTGCGTATGATTATGTGCTTAAATGCTCGCACACTTTTAACCTGTTAGATGCGAAGGGAGTAATCTCTGTAACCGAACGAACAGGCTATATATCAAGAGTGAGAAATCTGGCACGATCTATCGCGAAAACCTACGTAGAAGAGAGAGAAAGATTAGGATTTCCAATGCTTGAGAAGGGGGAGTTCACTCATGAGTAA
- a CDS encoding class I SAM-dependent methyltransferase, which translates to MNGKQLSQRLKKVADFLKDPIFFADIGSDHAYLPCYVCLSNSSAKAIAGELNEGPFLSAQEEVKENQLENAIEVKKGNGLEVIDERVNQVVIAGMGGPLIRDILEEGRHKLENVTRIIAQPNIDARSVRKWFYQNGYQLAAEEILEENGHIYEILVANKEDSKSPYGKDNFEKELWLGPYLMREKNSAFLEKWEEERSKKIRVIEQMKRAKNADQEKARFFEQQIKWIEEELSQ; encoded by the coding sequence ATGAACGGTAAACAGTTATCTCAGCGTTTAAAAAAGGTAGCAGATTTCCTGAAGGACCCCATATTTTTTGCGGATATCGGTTCAGATCATGCTTACCTTCCGTGCTATGTCTGCTTAAGCAATTCATCTGCCAAAGCCATAGCTGGAGAATTGAATGAGGGCCCCTTCTTAAGTGCTCAAGAAGAAGTAAAAGAAAATCAGCTCGAGAACGCGATCGAAGTAAAAAAAGGAAACGGACTCGAAGTGATCGATGAAAGAGTTAATCAGGTGGTTATAGCCGGGATGGGAGGGCCGCTGATCCGAGACATTTTAGAGGAGGGACGTCATAAACTCGAGAATGTCACCCGCATTATTGCCCAGCCTAATATTGATGCACGATCTGTTCGAAAGTGGTTTTATCAAAACGGCTATCAGCTGGCTGCAGAGGAAATACTAGAAGAGAACGGCCACATCTATGAAATACTTGTTGCTAATAAAGAAGACAGTAAATCCCCTTATGGCAAAGATAACTTTGAAAAAGAACTGTGGCTTGGTCCTTATTTAATGAGAGAGAAAAACTCAGCTTTTCTTGAGAAATGGGAAGAAGAAAGAAGCAAAAAGATAAGAGTTATAGAGCAGATGAAACGAGCGAAAAATGCAGATCAAGAAAAAGCGAGGTTTTTTGAACAGCAAATCAAATGGATAGAGGAGGAATTAAGCCAATGA
- a CDS encoding pyruvate, water dikinase regulatory protein: protein MGKPIIYILSDSVGETAELVVKAALSQFDDGPFDVQRIPYVEDKGTINEAIAQAKEHNALIGFTLVDPEFREHLLTKSKEHNLECVDIMGPMMDAMQRFFKTEPRLEPGLVHKLDEDYFKRVEAIEFAVKYDDGRDARGIPKADIVLIGVSRTSKTPLSQYLAHKRLKVANVPIVPEVEPPEELYNVDPKKCIGLKISPQKLNDIRKERLKSLGLGSEASYANMDRIRQEIRHFNSVVDRIGCEVIDVSHKAVEETANIIVNIMRQDSR from the coding sequence GTGGGAAAACCAATCATCTATATATTATCAGATTCAGTAGGGGAAACAGCCGAGCTGGTTGTTAAGGCAGCGCTGAGCCAATTCGATGACGGACCTTTTGATGTTCAGCGGATTCCATATGTGGAAGATAAGGGAACGATTAACGAAGCAATCGCTCAGGCTAAAGAACATAATGCTTTAATAGGGTTTACCCTGGTAGACCCGGAATTTCGCGAGCACTTGCTGACAAAGTCCAAAGAACACAACTTAGAATGTGTAGATATTATGGGGCCGATGATGGATGCGATGCAGCGTTTCTTCAAAACAGAGCCGCGGCTTGAGCCTGGTCTTGTTCATAAGCTGGATGAAGATTATTTCAAACGGGTAGAAGCAATTGAATTTGCTGTGAAATATGATGATGGAAGAGATGCTAGAGGAATTCCAAAAGCTGATATTGTTCTGATCGGTGTTTCAAGAACCTCTAAGACCCCATTATCTCAATATTTGGCCCACAAACGGCTAAAAGTTGCGAATGTACCAATCGTTCCGGAGGTAGAACCGCCGGAAGAATTGTATAACGTTGATCCAAAGAAATGTATTGGGTTAAAAATCAGTCCTCAGAAACTGAATGACATCCGTAAAGAGAGGCTGAAATCTTTAGGGTTAGGATCTGAAGCCAGTTATGCAAACATGGACCGGATCAGGCAGGAAATTAGACATTTCAACTCCGTTGTCGATAGAATAGGCTGTGAAGTTATCGATGTTTCTCACAAAGCAGTAGAAGAAACAGCGAATATTATCGTTAACATTATGAGACAAGATTCGAGATAA
- the rpoD gene encoding RNA polymerase sigma factor RpoD, with protein sequence MADKQQQPSRSKENESELTLEQAKEQLLEMGKKRGVLAYEEVAEKLSSFELDSDQMDEYYEFLNEQGVEVIGDSDQDPSMQQLNKEEEFNLNDLSVPPGVKINDPVRMYLKEIGRVNLLSANDEISLAQRIEEGDEEAKRDLAEANLRLVVSIAKRYVGRGMLFLDLIQEGNMGLIKAVEKFDYRKGYKFSTYATWWIRQAITRAIADQARTIRIPVHMVETINKLIRVQRQLLQDLGREPTPEEIAQDMELTPDKVREILKIAQEPVSLETPIGEEDDSHLGDFIEDQEATSPSDHAAYELLKEQLEDVLDTLTDREENVLRLRFGLDDGRTRTLEEVGKVFGVTRERIRQIEAKALRKLRHPSRSKRLKDFME encoded by the coding sequence ATGGCAGATAAGCAACAACAGCCATCACGTTCTAAAGAAAATGAAAGCGAGCTAACCTTAGAGCAAGCAAAAGAACAATTGCTTGAAATGGGTAAAAAACGAGGGGTTCTGGCCTACGAAGAAGTGGCTGAGAAACTCTCGAGTTTCGAACTGGATTCCGATCAAATGGATGAATACTATGAGTTTTTAAATGAGCAAGGTGTAGAAGTAATCGGCGATTCTGATCAGGATCCAAGCATGCAGCAGTTAAATAAAGAAGAAGAATTCAACCTAAATGATTTAAGCGTACCACCGGGTGTCAAAATTAATGACCCTGTCCGTATGTACCTAAAAGAAATCGGCCGGGTAAATCTTCTTTCAGCTAACGACGAAATAAGCCTTGCTCAGCGTATTGAAGAAGGCGATGAAGAGGCTAAGCGTGATTTAGCTGAAGCCAACCTGCGTTTAGTCGTTAGTATTGCCAAGAGATATGTAGGAAGAGGAATGCTCTTCTTAGACCTGATTCAAGAAGGCAACATGGGATTGATCAAAGCGGTAGAGAAGTTCGATTACCGTAAGGGTTATAAGTTTAGTACGTATGCTACATGGTGGATCAGACAAGCCATTACTCGTGCTATTGCTGACCAGGCAAGAACGATCCGTATTCCAGTTCACATGGTGGAAACGATTAATAAATTAATCCGTGTACAAAGACAGCTTCTTCAGGACCTCGGCCGTGAACCTACACCTGAAGAAATTGCCCAGGATATGGAACTTACACCGGACAAAGTCAGGGAAATCCTTAAGATTGCCCAGGAGCCTGTATCATTGGAAACACCAATTGGTGAAGAGGATGATTCACATCTTGGTGATTTTATAGAAGACCAGGAAGCTACTTCACCTTCCGATCATGCTGCTTACGAATTGCTTAAAGAACAGCTGGAAGATGTGCTGGATACCTTAACGGACAGAGAAGAAAATGTTCTTCGTCTGCGTTTCGGTCTTGATGATGGACGTACCCGTACATTGGAAGAAGTAGGTAAAGTCTTTGGCGTAACTCGTGAACGTATTCGTCAGATTGAAGCCAAAGCTCTTCGTAAATTAAGACATCCTAGTCGAAGCAAACGATTGAAAGATTTCATGGAATAA
- a CDS encoding YqzL family protein produces MLDVTWNVFRQTGNIETYLLMKELEGSSELEEPATSATEETDTMS; encoded by the coding sequence GTGCTAGACGTCACTTGGAACGTTTTTAGACAGACAGGAAACATTGAAACCTATTTACTAATGAAGGAATTGGAAGGAAGCAGCGAATTAGAGGAACCTGCGACATCTGCGACAGAAGAAACGGATACGATGAGTTAA
- the glyS gene encoding glycine--tRNA ligase subunit beta, which produces MSNNVLFELGLEEMPARFIDESLKQLEENTKKWLDVQRIPYQSVKGLATPRRLAVEITGVEDKQPDIEEEAKGPAKKIAVDDNGNWSKAAIGFSKGQGQNVEDIFFKDIKGVEYAHIKKFVEGQPTKELLKDFKEVLLGLNFPKNMRWADLNLRYVRPIRWMAALFESEVIPFEIEGVKTDNTTYGHRFLGEKTTIEHASQYEETLNRQYVIADVQKRKAAIAAQINELEKEKDWNIIQDPELLNEVTHLVEYPTVFSGAYSEEFLNVPEEALVMSMKEHQRYFPVQSVNGNLLPNFVAVRNGDDRHLDVVAKGNEKVLKARLSDAQFFYQEDQKGSLEEKLAKLKRMVYQVELGTLADKVERVKTITQYISEQLSLSEKQQKQAVRAAEICKFDLVTHMVDEFSDLQGIMGEKYARLFGEDEEVAVAVSEHYMPRHANGQLPQTPIGAVVSVADKLDTIIGSIAIGNLPTGSQDPYGLRRQSLGILQILKQFEWSISVEELLNAVIDRYYEWELPTAEKQELTESVHDFFRIRAAYLLKDENIAPDIVEAVLAKGIHVYRVTLEKAELLMDKRNEESFKPVHEALGRVLNLAKKADSTHVDKDLFENTTEQKLYDTFQEVQPVYNQLLAQEEPAQALEELAKLAQPIHSFFDQTMVMAENEKVKLNRLALLNTLSNEILEFADLTSIQWKQQF; this is translated from the coding sequence ATGAGTAATAACGTACTATTTGAGCTGGGTCTAGAGGAAATGCCGGCAAGATTTATTGATGAATCTTTAAAACAGCTCGAGGAAAATACAAAAAAATGGCTGGATGTGCAGCGGATTCCGTATCAATCGGTTAAAGGACTTGCTACACCGAGACGCCTCGCAGTAGAAATTACAGGCGTGGAAGATAAGCAGCCAGATATTGAAGAAGAAGCGAAAGGACCGGCCAAAAAGATTGCTGTCGATGATAACGGCAACTGGTCCAAAGCAGCGATCGGTTTCTCTAAAGGCCAGGGCCAAAACGTGGAGGACATCTTTTTTAAAGACATCAAAGGAGTCGAATACGCTCATATTAAAAAATTCGTTGAAGGCCAGCCAACGAAGGAGCTTTTAAAAGATTTTAAAGAGGTCTTACTTGGACTTAACTTCCCTAAAAATATGCGCTGGGCAGATTTGAACCTGCGCTACGTCCGTCCAATCCGCTGGATGGCTGCTCTGTTTGAGAGTGAAGTCATTCCATTTGAAATAGAGGGAGTAAAAACAGACAATACTACTTACGGACACCGGTTTTTAGGAGAAAAGACAACCATAGAGCATGCGAGTCAATATGAAGAAACGCTGAACCGCCAATACGTGATAGCTGACGTTCAAAAAAGAAAAGCAGCCATCGCAGCCCAGATCAATGAACTTGAGAAGGAAAAAGACTGGAACATTATACAGGATCCTGAATTATTAAATGAAGTCACACACTTAGTAGAATATCCAACTGTTTTCAGCGGAGCTTACAGTGAAGAATTTCTGAACGTTCCTGAAGAAGCGCTCGTTATGTCTATGAAAGAGCATCAGCGCTATTTCCCTGTCCAGTCTGTAAACGGAAACCTGCTTCCTAACTTTGTCGCTGTCCGTAATGGTGACGATCGTCACCTTGATGTAGTTGCTAAAGGGAACGAAAAAGTGCTTAAGGCAAGACTCTCCGATGCTCAATTCTTCTATCAGGAAGACCAGAAAGGATCGCTTGAAGAGAAGCTTGCCAAGTTAAAGCGAATGGTTTACCAGGTTGAGCTGGGCACACTTGCAGATAAAGTGGAACGAGTTAAAACAATCACTCAGTATATTAGTGAGCAGCTTTCATTAAGTGAGAAACAGCAAAAGCAGGCGGTGCGAGCAGCTGAAATCTGCAAATTTGATCTTGTTACCCACATGGTAGACGAATTCTCTGACTTGCAGGGAATTATGGGAGAGAAGTATGCTAGATTGTTTGGTGAAGATGAAGAAGTGGCAGTTGCCGTAAGTGAGCACTATATGCCCCGTCATGCCAATGGCCAGCTTCCTCAAACTCCAATTGGAGCTGTAGTAAGTGTAGCGGACAAACTAGATACTATTATTGGATCGATCGCGATTGGAAATCTTCCGACAGGGTCTCAGGACCCATACGGTTTAAGAAGACAGTCTTTAGGCATTCTGCAGATCCTTAAACAATTCGAATGGTCTATTTCTGTAGAAGAGCTGTTAAACGCTGTGATTGACCGTTATTATGAATGGGAGCTTCCTACAGCAGAAAAACAAGAGCTGACAGAATCAGTTCACGATTTCTTCCGCATAAGAGCTGCTTATTTACTTAAAGATGAGAATATCGCGCCAGATATCGTCGAAGCTGTGCTGGCAAAAGGAATTCACGTCTATAGAGTAACGCTTGAGAAAGCGGAACTGTTAATGGATAAACGTAACGAGGAATCTTTTAAGCCTGTCCATGAAGCGCTGGGAAGAGTTCTGAATCTAGCGAAAAAAGCGGACAGCACACATGTAGATAAAGATTTGTTTGAAAACACAACAGAGCAAAAATTGTATGACACTTTCCAGGAGGTTCAGCCAGTTTACAATCAATTACTGGCGCAGGAGGAGCCTGCGCAGGCCCTGGAAGAACTGGCCAAACTGGCTCAGCCGATTCACTCCTTCTTTGATCAAACGATGGTAATGGCCGAAAATGAAAAAGTTAAACTAAACAGGCTGGCACTTTTAAATACGCTATCTAATGAAATCTTGGAATTTGCCGACTTAACAAGCATTCAATGGAAACAGCAGTTTTAA
- the cccA gene encoding cytochrome c550, with protein MKRNPVIPFALIAVLGILAMVIVSSVGINEREAIQNEENGEETEETAAAPEEMYQQSCSSCHGGDLEGANGPNLQEVGSKYEAEEIQEIIINGKGGGAMPAGLYTGDDAAKLAQWLAEEHQ; from the coding sequence ATGAAAAGAAACCCTGTGATTCCTTTTGCACTAATTGCAGTGCTGGGGATTCTTGCGATGGTTATCGTATCATCAGTGGGAATTAACGAAAGAGAAGCCATTCAAAATGAAGAAAATGGAGAGGAAACAGAAGAGACTGCAGCCGCTCCTGAAGAAATGTATCAGCAGTCCTGTTCCAGCTGTCATGGCGGCGATCTTGAAGGGGCAAACGGTCCAAACCTTCAAGAGGTAGGATCTAAGTACGAGGCTGAAGAAATTCAGGAAATTATCATAAATGGTAAAGGCGGCGGTGCAATGCCTGCTGGACTTTACACAGGTGATGATGCTGCAAAATTAGCTCAGTGGCTGGCAGAAGAACATCAATAA
- a CDS encoding DUF188 domain-containing protein gives MPKTMINVWVDADSCPVQKEITNVCKNFQITPQFIATINHYKADPSGEEWIYLDHGSQSVDLYILNHVKPNDVVITQDLSLGVLLTPQRVYVLTPRGKLVNEGDAVQIMNQKHLRQRTLKRKKKWKGPKAFTKQDREQFSQTLTDILESHLERDGM, from the coding sequence ATGCCGAAAACTATGATTAATGTATGGGTAGATGCTGACAGCTGTCCGGTTCAGAAAGAAATCACTAATGTATGCAAAAACTTTCAAATCACACCTCAATTTATCGCTACGATCAATCACTATAAAGCAGACCCATCAGGGGAAGAGTGGATCTACCTTGACCATGGGTCTCAAAGTGTCGATCTATATATTCTAAATCACGTAAAACCAAATGATGTAGTGATTACACAAGATCTATCACTCGGTGTTCTTCTTACCCCTCAAAGGGTTTATGTCCTTACCCCACGAGGTAAACTAGTTAACGAAGGGGATGCGGTTCAGATAATGAATCAGAAGCACCTCCGGCAGCGAACTTTAAAGCGTAAGAAAAAATGGAAGGGGCCTAAAGCTTTTACAAAACAAGATCGAGAACAATTTTCCCAAACTTTAACCGATATTTTAGAAAGTCATCTCGAGAGGGACGGGATGTAA
- the recO gene encoding DNA repair protein RecO, whose protein sequence is MLEKIEGIVLRTRDYGETHKIVTLFTREKGKIGVMARGAKKPKSRMSSITQPFIHGQYLIQIGSGLGLLSQGEMLSSLRVIREDIVKAAYASYLAELTDKLVDEKQPDPFLFEQFLKTLQWIAEDKDSEILAMMYELKIYRKAGFAPKVDACLNCGREEGPFSFSVVEGGLLCFRCKQRDPQAYGLTDPLSRLLRLFLHMDVKRLGQVSMKAENKKKLRQILDEYYDRYGGYHLKSKKFLKQIDLFKDND, encoded by the coding sequence TTGTTAGAAAAAATAGAAGGCATTGTCCTAAGAACGAGGGACTACGGGGAAACCCATAAAATTGTCACTTTATTTACAAGAGAAAAAGGGAAAATAGGGGTTATGGCCAGAGGGGCAAAAAAACCGAAGAGCCGAATGTCCTCTATCACCCAGCCTTTTATTCACGGTCAATATCTAATTCAGATAGGTTCCGGCTTAGGCTTATTAAGCCAAGGGGAAATGCTGTCTTCCCTTCGGGTTATTCGAGAAGATATCGTGAAGGCAGCCTATGCTTCTTATTTGGCAGAACTCACCGACAAACTGGTGGATGAGAAGCAGCCGGATCCTTTTTTATTTGAACAATTTCTAAAGACTCTTCAATGGATAGCGGAGGATAAAGACAGCGAAATATTAGCGATGATGTATGAACTAAAAATTTACCGCAAAGCCGGATTTGCTCCGAAAGTTGATGCCTGTTTAAATTGTGGGCGGGAAGAGGGGCCATTTTCTTTTTCCGTGGTCGAGGGCGGACTATTATGTTTTCGCTGTAAACAGAGAGACCCGCAGGCTTATGGTTTAACAGACCCGCTTTCAAGACTGCTGAGGCTATTTTTACATATGGATGTTAAGCGGCTGGGCCAGGTATCGATGAAAGCGGAAAATAAAAAGAAACTTCGACAGATTTTAGATGAATATTATGACCGGTATGGCGGATATCATTTGAAATCTAAAAAATTCTTAAAACAAATCGATCTGTTTAAGGATAACGATTGA
- a CDS encoding helix-turn-helix transcriptional regulator, whose protein sequence is MELSSRQEQIIQIVKDNGPITGESIADQLNLTRATLRPDLAILTMAGFLDARPRVGYFFTGKTGSELLTEKLKKFKVHEYQALPVVVEEDVSAYDAICTMFLEDVGTLFVINTQSLLVGVLSRKDLLRASIGNQDLSSIPVHIIMTRMPNISICQKEDLLLDAAQKLIEKQIDGLPVVKPVENGYEVVGRLTKTSITKALVELATDQHL, encoded by the coding sequence ATGGAACTATCCAGCAGGCAAGAACAAATAATTCAAATTGTTAAAGATAATGGTCCGATCACAGGGGAAAGTATAGCTGATCAGCTTAATTTGACACGGGCTACCTTAAGACCGGATCTTGCTATTCTTACGATGGCTGGGTTCTTAGACGCCCGTCCCCGGGTCGGCTACTTTTTTACTGGAAAAACTGGATCAGAGCTTTTAACAGAGAAGCTGAAGAAATTTAAAGTACACGAGTACCAGGCGCTTCCTGTCGTAGTAGAAGAAGATGTTTCGGCCTACGATGCTATTTGTACAATGTTTTTAGAAGATGTTGGTACACTTTTTGTCATCAATACGCAGTCTCTGCTCGTCGGTGTTTTATCGAGAAAAGACTTATTGAGGGCAAGTATAGGAAATCAGGACTTATCGTCCATTCCGGTTCATATCATTATGACACGCATGCCTAACATTTCTATTTGTCAAAAAGAAGATTTGCTGCTTGATGCAGCTCAAAAGCTGATAGAAAAGCAAATCGACGGCCTTCCTGTTGTAAAGCCGGTTGAGAACGGATATGAAGTAGTTGGACGCTTAACAAAAACAAGTATTACAAAAGCGCTGGTAGAACTTGCAACAGACCAGCACTTATAA